Proteins from a genomic interval of Beijerinckia indica subsp. indica ATCC 9039:
- a CDS encoding LysR family transcriptional regulator produces the protein MDRIDLLRIFVRVVESASFTKAAETLGMPRSSVSTAVHDLETRVGARLLHRTTRHVAPTQDGNAFFARCQRLIADYEETEGLFRQSSPRPRGKLRINVPGRFGRLIIAPALPGFFALYPEVEIELGVTDRTVDLVQDGVDCAIRVGPLMDSSLVARKIGDLVLINCASPRYLAAHGTPRNIEELRRHLAVNYLSPASGRIDEWEWVENGKIHSLPLPSQVTVNNADAMIACCLAGLGLIQIPAYDVAVHLATGELVEVMPDHCAPPLPMTILYPHRHHVSRRLQVFIEWVTTLLLARIPAEAVSPHQEEHNAPPNR, from the coding sequence TTGGACCGGATCGACCTTTTGCGGATCTTCGTGCGCGTGGTCGAAAGCGCAAGTTTCACCAAGGCGGCCGAGACGCTTGGCATGCCGCGTTCCTCCGTCTCGACAGCCGTGCACGATCTTGAAACCAGAGTCGGCGCCCGGCTCTTGCACCGCACCACCCGTCATGTCGCGCCGACGCAAGACGGCAATGCCTTCTTCGCGCGCTGCCAACGCCTGATCGCCGATTATGAAGAGACCGAGGGCCTGTTCCGGCAATCCTCCCCGCGGCCGCGTGGCAAACTCAGGATCAATGTCCCGGGCCGTTTCGGCCGCTTGATCATCGCGCCGGCCTTGCCCGGCTTCTTCGCGCTTTATCCCGAGGTCGAGATCGAATTAGGGGTGACCGACCGTACGGTGGATCTCGTTCAAGATGGCGTGGATTGCGCGATCCGCGTCGGGCCGCTCATGGATTCAAGCCTGGTTGCCCGCAAGATTGGCGATCTCGTCCTGATCAATTGCGCGAGTCCGCGCTATCTTGCTGCCCATGGTACTCCACGGAATATAGAGGAATTGCGCCGACATCTCGCCGTCAATTATCTCTCCCCGGCGAGCGGAAGGATCGACGAATGGGAATGGGTCGAGAACGGCAAGATCCATTCCCTGCCCTTGCCCAGTCAGGTGACAGTCAATAATGCCGACGCCATGATTGCCTGCTGCCTCGCCGGCCTCGGCCTGATCCAGATCCCCGCCTATGATGTCGCGGTTCATCTCGCCACCGGCGAACTGGTCGAAGTCATGCCGGACCATTGCGCGCCGCCCCTGCCCATGACGATCCTCTATCCGCATCGCCATCATGTATCGCGACGCCTTCAGGTTTTCATCGAATGGGTGACCACCCTCTTGCTTGCACGAATTCCGGCCGAGGCGGTTTCCCCTCACCAGGAGGAGCACAATGCTCCTCCCAACCGGTAG
- a CDS encoding heavy metal translocating P-type ATPase has product MKISASTSPVARIHPSHGNESERLVETQRRGVQIRFPGPQRIQFLNDSLFADPRSSFARQFFQRVFLAPEVETVEIDASRRRAEISLHTDYDLTRPLVEKISRLLVEGQPVSEKAAMPALPENFDDSNEKIVRLHRYGQWLSSWQVKHEIDGRIRLHHPALRRRREACQAIERELMNTFGVDRYSTNELTANVLINYDPRHIQKHQLIVLLDEALHKAKDAPKSSIDLDLPVCMASLGLAVSARFFVPALAPISAAVFLYSVIPSFKNAYHVLFKEKRLGVDVLDAIVVLVCLGTNQVLAGTVLASTLAIARRLVEKTEDDSKKMLLNVFGKQPRFVWLLVDGLEVETPLEKLRLGDTIIVHTGESVPVDGEVVEGMAMIDQHALTGESAPAEKVTGNKVFASTTLIAGKIHVRVTSAGEETTSAKIARILNDTAGYKLQSQSQGEIMADKAVVPTLALGALSLATTGVNSATAIVNCDLGTGIRVAAPIGMLTSLTLCAEHGILVKDGRALEQMRDVDTFLFDKTGTLTRERPEVGRVFTFEGYSEAQILQWAAAAENKFSHPIAKAIIDKFQSLDLPMLEIDDSKYEVGYGIIVEVDGHKIRVGSARFMKHEGIPLPDVIDHEMESVHHEGNSMIMVSVDDALGGAIEMCASNRPEVEEVIKGLRARGAKHLAIISGDHEQPTKRLAEKLGMDRYFAEVLPQDKAKYVELLQKEGRKVCFIGDGVNDSIALKKANVSVSLRGASSIATDTAQVVFMEESLIKLLQLRDVSTELQRNINVSWALILVPNLICIGGAFFAGFGVMHSMVFNQIGGLLALGNGLMPLRKVAKIRAEKEKLAQFLITHTSA; this is encoded by the coding sequence ATGAAGATTTCCGCCTCGACATCGCCGGTGGCGCGTATCCATCCTAGCCACGGGAACGAAAGCGAGCGGCTGGTTGAGACACAGCGCCGCGGCGTGCAGATCCGTTTCCCGGGTCCGCAACGGATCCAGTTCCTGAACGATAGTCTGTTTGCCGATCCGCGCAGCTCTTTCGCACGGCAGTTTTTCCAGCGGGTTTTTCTCGCGCCGGAAGTTGAAACGGTCGAGATCGATGCCTCCCGGCGCAGAGCGGAAATTTCCCTGCACACGGACTACGATCTCACGCGCCCACTCGTCGAAAAAATTTCGCGTTTGCTCGTCGAGGGACAGCCTGTTTCTGAAAAGGCCGCAATGCCGGCTTTGCCCGAAAATTTCGACGACTCGAACGAGAAAATCGTCCGCTTGCACCGCTATGGACAATGGCTTTCGAGCTGGCAAGTCAAGCACGAGATCGATGGGCGTATTCGCCTGCATCATCCGGCTCTGCGGCGCCGGCGGGAAGCATGCCAGGCGATTGAACGCGAACTCATGAATACATTTGGCGTGGACCGTTATTCCACCAATGAGCTCACCGCCAATGTGCTTATCAATTACGATCCCCGGCACATTCAAAAACACCAGCTGATCGTGTTGCTCGACGAGGCTTTGCACAAGGCCAAGGATGCGCCAAAATCGTCGATCGATCTTGATCTTCCAGTTTGTATGGCTTCTCTCGGCCTAGCGGTCTCGGCCCGTTTCTTCGTGCCGGCTCTTGCGCCGATCAGCGCCGCTGTCTTCCTCTATTCCGTTATTCCGAGCTTCAAGAACGCCTATCACGTTCTGTTCAAGGAAAAACGCCTGGGCGTCGATGTTCTGGACGCTATTGTCGTGCTTGTCTGCCTAGGCACCAATCAAGTGCTGGCCGGCACGGTCCTGGCCAGCACCCTCGCCATCGCGCGTCGCCTCGTCGAAAAGACCGAGGACGATTCAAAGAAAATGCTGCTTAATGTCTTCGGCAAGCAGCCGCGTTTCGTCTGGCTGCTCGTCGACGGATTGGAAGTCGAGACACCCCTCGAAAAGCTCCGGCTTGGCGACACCATCATCGTCCATACTGGCGAATCCGTGCCGGTCGATGGCGAGGTCGTCGAGGGTATGGCGATGATCGATCAGCATGCGCTGACCGGGGAATCCGCTCCCGCCGAAAAGGTCACCGGCAACAAGGTCTTTGCGTCCACGACCTTGATCGCGGGCAAGATCCATGTGCGTGTCACCAGTGCTGGCGAGGAGACCACCTCAGCCAAGATTGCGCGCATTCTCAACGATACGGCGGGCTACAAATTGCAATCGCAATCACAGGGCGAGATCATGGCCGACAAGGCCGTGGTGCCAACCCTCGCGCTTGGTGCCCTCAGCCTTGCGACAACGGGAGTCAATTCGGCCACGGCCATCGTCAATTGCGATCTCGGCACCGGTATTCGTGTGGCGGCCCCCATCGGCATGCTGACATCGCTGACACTTTGCGCCGAACACGGTATCCTCGTGAAGGACGGGCGTGCGCTCGAACAGATGCGGGACGTCGATACGTTCCTGTTCGACAAGACGGGCACCTTGACGCGCGAACGGCCGGAAGTCGGCCGTGTGTTCACTTTCGAAGGTTATTCAGAAGCCCAGATTCTGCAATGGGCGGCAGCGGCGGAAAATAAATTCAGCCATCCGATCGCCAAAGCGATTATCGACAAGTTCCAATCGCTCGATCTGCCCATGCTGGAGATCGACGATTCAAAATATGAAGTCGGCTACGGCATTATCGTCGAGGTCGATGGCCATAAAATACGTGTCGGCAGCGCACGCTTCATGAAACATGAAGGGATCCCCCTGCCCGACGTGATCGATCACGAGATGGAAAGCGTTCACCACGAAGGCAATTCCATGATCATGGTGAGCGTCGACGATGCGCTCGGTGGCGCCATTGAAATGTGCGCTTCCAATCGTCCCGAGGTCGAGGAGGTCATCAAGGGATTGCGCGCTCGAGGCGCCAAGCATCTCGCCATCATTTCCGGCGATCATGAGCAGCCGACGAAGAGACTCGCGGAAAAACTCGGCATGGACCGTTATTTCGCGGAGGTCCTGCCGCAAGACAAAGCCAAATATGTCGAGCTTCTACAAAAAGAGGGACGCAAGGTCTGTTTTATCGGTGACGGTGTCAATGACTCGATCGCCCTCAAGAAAGCCAATGTCTCGGTCTCGCTGCGCGGCGCCTCCAGCATCGCGACGGACACCGCGCAAGTCGTCTTCATGGAAGAGAGCCTCATCAAGCTTCTTCAACTTCGCGATGTATCGACCGAGCTTCAGCGCAATATCAATGTCAGTTGGGCGCTGATCCTTGTTCCCAATCTTATCTGTATCGGCGGCGCATTTTTCGCCGGATTCGGCGTTATGCATTCAATGGTGTTCAACCAGATCGGCGGTCTTCTTGCCCTCGGCAATGGACTCATGCCTCTGCGCAAG